One Ricinus communis isolate WT05 ecotype wild-type chromosome 2, ASM1957865v1, whole genome shotgun sequence DNA segment encodes these proteins:
- the LOC8259251 gene encoding protein NUCLEAR FUSION DEFECTIVE 4, which translates to MPPSSNAYQWLSLVGIIWLQSVNGTNTNFPAYSSQLKQLLSMSQLQLNNLAFASDAGKLFGFFSGIASFYLPLWLVLLIGATLGLIGYGVQYLFLTSYISSLSYAHIFLLTVVAGNSICWINTVCYVVTIRNFPSDRQVAVGLTTSYQGLSAKIYTVLVDALFFSFPAKRAKAYLLLNSILPLVVSAIAAPVVRDINIGYGKKMRTGFMIMFFITIATGVYAVITSLGGSGLPPLGNAIGVMLLLLAPFVIPMAVKIREVLLSKWLLINTEAKVYNFTAEENVDVERMENSVKEGEDDRKESSEEGVKDEIGVKMMLKRVNFWLYFTVYLCGATLGLVYLNNLGQIAESRGYSGTSSLVSLSSSFGFFGRLMPSLVDYFFSRSRHLISRPASIAALMAPMTGAFFLLLNKSNISLYISTAIIGVCTGAITSISVSTTTELFGTKNFSINHNVVVANIPIGSFIFGSLAAVIYHREGDGEGKCIGLRCYTNTFIIWGSLCFLGAFLALILHVRIRKFCSEKL; encoded by the exons ATGCCTCCTTCAAGTAATGCTTATCAATGGCTAAGCCTTGTAGGGATAATATGGCTTCAGTCTGTGAATGGAACAAACACCAACTTTCCTGCTTACTCATCCCAACTCAAACAGCTCCTTTCCATGTCTCAACTGCAGCTCAATAATCTTGCCTTCGCTTCAGATGCTGGAAAACTATTTGGTTTCTTCTCAGGCATTGCTTCTTTTTACCTTCCCCTGTGGCTAGTTCTCTTGATTGGTGCTACTCTTGGTTTGATTGGTTATGGAGTGCAATATCTCTTCTTAACAAGCTATATTTCCTCTCTTTCCTACGCCCATATTTTCTTGCTGACTGTTGTAGCAGGAAACAGCATTTGTTGGATCAACACAGTTTGTTATGTAGTTACTATCCGTAACTTCCCATCTGATCGCCAGGTTGCTGTGGGATTAACCACCAGCTATCAAGGATTAAGTGCTAAAATATATACAGTACTTGTAGATGccttgttcttttctttccctgCTAAAAGAGCTAAAGCTTATCTTCTTCTTAACTCTATACTGCCCCTTGTGGTTTCTGCAATAGCAGCACCAGTAGTTAGAGACATTAACATAGGATATGGTAAAAAAATGAGAACTGGGTTCATGATAATGTTTTTCATAACAATAGCAACTGGCGTCTATGCTGTAATAACCAGCTTAGGGGGAAGTGGGTTACCACCATTGGGCAATGCAATTGGCGTTATGCTACTTTTATTGGCTCCATTTGTGATCCCAATGGCAGTAAAGATCAGAGAAGTGTTACTATCAAAGTGGTTGCTGATAAACACAGAGGCAAaggtttataattttactGCAGAGGAGAATGTTGATGTGGAAAGAATGGAGAACAGTGTGAAAGAAGGAGAGGACGACAGGAAGGAAAGTAGTGAGGAAGGCGTGAAGGACGAAATTGGGGTGAAGATGATGTTGAAAAGGGTGAATTTTTGGTTATATTTTACAGTATATTTATGTGGTGCAACGCTTGGCCTtgtttacttgaataatttggGACAAATAGCAGAGTCTCGGGGCTACTCCGGAACTTCTTCTCTTGTTTCTTTGTCTTCCTCATTTGGCTTCTTTGGTCGTCTCATGCCTTCTCTAGTAGACTACTTTTTCTCAAg GAGTAGGCATTTGATTTCAAGACCTGCTTCTATAGCAGCGCTAATGGCTCCAATGACAGGAGCTTTCTTCTTACTCCTCAACAAATCCAACATTTCGCTCTACATTAGCACTGCAATTATTGGTGTTTGCACTGGAGCAATTACTTCAATTTCAGTATCTACAACCACTGAGCTGTTTGGCACCAAGAATTTCAGCATTAACCACAATGTTGTGGTTGCCAATATTCCAATAGGTTCCTTCATCTTTGGCTCCTTAGCGGCTGTTATTTATCACAGGGAAGGTGATGGAGAAGGGAAGTGCATAGGTCTTAGATGTTACACAAATACTTTCATCATCTGGGGTTCACTTTGCTTTCTTGGGGCTTTCCTTGCTCTAATTCTGCATGTCCGGATCCGAAAATTCTGCTCTGAAAAATTATAG